DNA sequence from the Sediminibacillus dalangtanensis genome:
GAAATCGGGTGCGCTTAATATTGGGGCTATCCGTAATCAGTATTGTTTTCCTCGGCGTATTCGCAGGTTATTTTCTCAACAAACATTCACAGTGGGAGGAAGAAAAAGCAGATGTACAGAATGCACTTATGGATAGTGACGAAATTAGATATGAGATGTCACTTACAAGGCAAAAAGAACAACAATTCCTTGCGTCGCCCAGTCAGGAAAGTGCAGAAGAAATGGAAAAGGCAATCAGTGATGTAGAAAGCTCTGCGAATAGCTTTGCAGAAGAACATAAAGGCTATCAGGCAATCGCTGAAAACTTTACCGCCATTTCCGAAAATGCCGCAAAATACAAAGAACAAATGGACCCTATGGTCAATATGTACCGTATGGTTGGTTTTTCCGAAGAAGAAGGATTACTCCAGACCATCAATGAGACATTTGCCGAATTCGAAAAGTTAGTGGACGGTCTAGACAGCCCGGAACTGGCAAGTGCCTTGATGGAAATCAAAGTGCTGGAGCAAGAGTACATAGAACAAGGGAAAGACGGAGAAGCAGAAAGTAATTTGAACGAGGCAACGCGTGCCTTTTCCGATTTGATTGAGGATTCAGCGTTAAGTGAAGATGAATCATCCGAAATCAGCAGCGGGTTACTGAAGTACCAGCAATCATTAAATACAATCGCTAATACCAAAACGCAGTCCGCAGCAATAACCGACTCTTTTTCCAAAGTAGCAGAAGATGTTTCTTCCCAGGTGGAACAGGTAAAAACAGAAGCGGAAGCAATCAACAGCAAACTATCAGCAGATCAGGCCAATGCACGGCAAAATATGACGACACTGTTTATCATTCTCGGCGTGCTTGCTTTACTAACGATGAGCATTATCGGGTTGATCCTTATCCGTTCTATCGGCCGTTCGATCAGTTCTTTGAAAGAAGGAGCGCAAATTATCGGAGATGGTAATTTAGCTTATCGAGTACCGATAACAACGAAAGACGAGATGGCTGAGTTGGCAGAAACTTTCAATTCAATGGCACAAAAAATGGAGCAGTCTATGTTGAAAGTGAACAATGCTTCCAAAGTATTAAGTGATTCATCAACCAATCTTGCGGCCATCAGCGAACAGTCATCGGCACAGACGGAAGAAGTCAATGAAGCGATTAACCAGGTCGCGACTGGTTCGCAAAATCAAGCTTTACGCGTCGAGGAAAGCTCTCAGTTGATCGAGGCAGTATCAGGAGCGATCTCCAATACGAACAATGCGGCAGTAGATATATCGGACGCGCTGGAACTAGCTGAAAAAGAAGGAAACACTGGTCTGGAGACGATGAAAACCTTGGAGGGAACATCGACCTCTTTTATTGATTTAGCCGGACACCTTTCCTCGGAAGTCAAACAAGCCGCCGATCAATCCA
Encoded proteins:
- a CDS encoding methyl-accepting chemotaxis protein gives rise to the protein MGSIRNRVRLILGLSVISIVFLGVFAGYFLNKHSQWEEEKADVQNALMDSDEIRYEMSLTRQKEQQFLASPSQESAEEMEKAISDVESSANSFAEEHKGYQAIAENFTAISENAAKYKEQMDPMVNMYRMVGFSEEEGLLQTINETFAEFEKLVDGLDSPELASALMEIKVLEQEYIEQGKDGEAESNLNEATRAFSDLIEDSALSEDESSEISSGLLKYQQSLNTIANTKTQSAAITDSFSKVAEDVSSQVEQVKTEAEAINSKLSADQANARQNMTTLFIILGVLALLTMSIIGLILIRSIGRSISSLKEGAQIIGDGNLAYRVPITTKDEMAELAETFNSMAQKMEQSMLKVNNASKVLSDSSTNLAAISEQSSAQTEEVNEAINQVATGSQNQALRVEESSQLIEAVSGAISNTNNAAVDISDALELAEKEGNTGLETMKTLEGTSTSFIDLAGHLSSEVKQAADQSKQITSIVSAIEEIADSTNLLALNAAIESARAGESGKGFAVVADEVRKLAERSKHEAQEIQQLVKTMHAQMNNLTTEAGKFDTYQQEQSTAVDQTKDAFHRIANHIYNMNDKIKGVKDSLQDVDSANSDLREKMEQISVISEEAVATAEEVAASSETQAQSIEEVNQSAVDLQGLSQELAAEVSQFNLDETRFQSEAEQDLGENDYDDMDYYLTENEEAAAALDQEKDEEEKEEESENGSETQTEEKLNEPSDEQSVEEPLEGNHEFTDDINKEEK